The following coding sequences lie in one Armatimonadota bacterium genomic window:
- a CDS encoding sugar phosphate isomerase/epimerase family protein translates to MATRRDFLKLGAGLAAGVVCSTNIANGAESISRKGGPVLKVGCAAYSYKKYLTAKENPITLEDFLDTVAEIGCDGVEITSYYFPNPVTTSYLNRLKRKAFLLGLEITGMSVRNNFCVPPGDVREKEVSAVREWIRRASELGAPCIRIFAGDPPKGTLSKDAARWVAECIEACGDVAEKHGVMLALENHGAFTGNVENFLAIIKEVKTSWFGVNLDTGNFRGDDPYKDIEKAAPYAITTHVKTTVSPQKPADYKMIANILKNVGYRGYLILEYEAAEEPRIAVPEIVRAMKEAV, encoded by the coding sequence AAATATTGCTAACGGTGCAGAATCAATCTCTCGCAAAGGCGGCCCCGTTTTGAAGGTTGGCTGTGCGGCATACTCCTATAAAAAGTATCTTACAGCAAAAGAGAATCCTATAACGCTGGAAGACTTTCTTGATACTGTAGCAGAGATTGGTTGTGATGGAGTTGAAATTACATCCTATTATTTTCCAAACCCCGTTACTACGAGCTACCTAAATCGTTTAAAGCGAAAAGCTTTCCTGCTAGGCCTCGAAATTACCGGAATGTCAGTACGAAATAATTTCTGCGTACCTCCTGGAGATGTGCGGGAAAAGGAAGTGTCCGCCGTTCGTGAATGGATTCGTCGTGCATCAGAGCTAGGGGCGCCCTGCATTCGAATATTTGCCGGCGACCCACCTAAAGGTACTTTAAGCAAAGATGCTGCGCGTTGGGTAGCTGAGTGCATCGAGGCCTGCGGGGACGTAGCCGAAAAACATGGCGTTATGCTAGCTTTAGAAAACCATGGAGCATTTACTGGCAACGTAGAAAATTTTCTGGCAATTATAAAGGAAGTAAAAACAAGTTGGTTTGGTGTCAATCTTGATACAGGCAATTTTCGAGGCGACGACCCGTATAAGGATATAGAAAAAGCTGCGCCCTATGCTATAACAACTCATGTAAAAACAACGGTTTCGCCCCAAAAGCCAGCTGATTACAAAATGATAGCAAATATACTCAAAAATGTTGGCTATCGAGGATATCTCATTTTGGAATACGAAGCCGCAGAAGAGCCAAGGATAGCTGTTCCGGAAATTGTTCGTGCCATGAAAGAGGCAGTTTAA
- a CDS encoding tetratricopeptide repeat protein, which yields MKKLSFRVFPSGSNAIILGALAVAVVAIIAYMPAINNGFIWDDYDCFLNSPLIKSQNAFYKLWLTTESADYYPLVYSLFRIEYQLWGTNPRPYHLANIFIHALGSALLWLVLSKLRVPGAFVSALVFAVHPVNVEAVAWIFQQRTTLPLVFMLVAILAYLQFYTNFKTRWYVIALVAFLLGLLSKSSIVMLPCVLLGCVWWQRGKIARCDLIWSVPFFIQSLAFGILTIWFQSHRAIGGEIIRNDNFLARMAGAGWAVWFYLYKALIPYKLTFVYPKWNIDSKSIISYIPLAILVFCLIVFAKYRKSWGRPLLAAFGYYFLMLLPVLGFFDIYFMKFSLVADHWQYVAIPGVIVLVIGIAAFIFKRFGRKGMLIGAIGAIAIVGLLTEISWKQEKIYKYEETIWRDTIAKNPTAWLAHYNLGLSLVGKGKHDEAFEHFRETLRFNPRYAEAHNNIGLILQMRGELDQAVLHFRKALEIKPIMAEVHNNLGNALADLGRYEEAMREYKEAIRIDRNFASAYNNLGVVLASQGNYDEAIVRYKQAIELKPDYREAHQNLAVAFFAKGMYEDAWREVRWCREYGMAVNPAFIRELSKKMPEYLVR from the coding sequence ATGAAAAAATTATCATTCAGGGTTTTTCCAAGCGGCTCTAATGCAATTATCTTAGGCGCACTTGCAGTTGCAGTTGTTGCGATAATTGCCTATATGCCTGCCATTAATAACGGGTTCATTTGGGATGATTACGACTGCTTTCTTAATAGTCCTCTGATTAAATCTCAAAATGCATTTTATAAGTTATGGCTTACAACAGAGAGTGCCGATTATTACCCTTTGGTCTACAGCTTATTCCGCATAGAGTATCAACTTTGGGGAACGAATCCACGTCCGTATCATCTGGCTAACATTTTTATACATGCTTTGGGTTCGGCGCTTCTTTGGTTGGTTCTAAGCAAGCTTAGGGTTCCGGGAGCATTTGTTTCGGCATTGGTGTTTGCGGTTCATCCTGTTAATGTCGAGGCAGTTGCGTGGATATTCCAGCAGCGAACTACACTGCCGCTGGTCTTTATGCTAGTTGCAATTCTTGCATACCTGCAATTTTACACTAATTTTAAGACGCGTTGGTATGTAATCGCCTTAGTCGCATTTCTGCTGGGATTGCTTAGCAAGTCTTCCATCGTTATGCTTCCTTGCGTTCTTCTTGGGTGTGTTTGGTGGCAAAGAGGCAAGATTGCGCGATGCGATTTAATTTGGAGCGTGCCCTTTTTTATCCAATCGTTGGCATTTGGGATACTTACGATATGGTTTCAGTCACATAGAGCAATTGGTGGTGAAATTATTAGAAACGATAATTTCCTCGCGCGAATGGCTGGGGCTGGATGGGCAGTGTGGTTCTATCTCTACAAGGCTCTAATTCCATATAAGCTTACTTTTGTCTACCCGAAATGGAATATTGATTCCAAATCAATTATTTCTTACATACCGCTGGCAATCTTGGTATTTTGCCTTATAGTCTTTGCAAAATATAGAAAAAGCTGGGGCCGTCCTCTTTTAGCTGCTTTTGGCTATTATTTTCTGATGTTACTGCCAGTTCTGGGCTTTTTTGATATTTATTTTATGAAATTCTCGCTTGTGGCTGACCATTGGCAATATGTTGCTATCCCCGGCGTTATCGTTCTTGTCATAGGTATTGCGGCTTTTATATTTAAACGCTTTGGGAGAAAAGGTATGTTAATTGGGGCAATTGGAGCCATTGCCATAGTTGGGTTGTTAACTGAGATAAGTTGGAAACAAGAGAAAATCTATAAATATGAAGAAACGATATGGCGGGACACAATTGCAAAAAACCCAACAGCCTGGCTAGCGCACTACAATCTCGGTCTCAGTTTAGTTGGAAAAGGAAAGCATGATGAAGCGTTCGAACACTTTAGGGAAACTTTGAGGTTCAACCCACGTTATGCGGAAGCGCATAATAACATAGGCCTTATTCTTCAAATGCGTGGTGAATTGGACCAGGCGGTTTTGCACTTTCGCAAAGCATTGGAAATTAAGCCGATAATGGCTGAAGTACATAACAATCTTGGCAATGCGCTTGCGGATTTAGGACGATACGAGGAGGCAATGCGCGAATACAAGGAAGCAATTCGGATTGATAGAAATTTTGCATCAGCATACAATAACCTAGGCGTAGTTCTTGCAAGCCAAGGTAATTATGACGAAGCAATTGTTAGGTACAAGCAAGCTATCGAATTGAAACCAGATTACCGGGAAGCGCATCAAAACTTAGCAGTTGCATTCTTTGCGAAGGGGATGTATGAAGATGCTTGGAGGGAGGTTCGGTGGTGTAGGGAATATGGAATGGCGGTTAACCCAGCATTTATAAGGGAATTGTCCAAAAAGATGCCAGAATACTTGGTGCGTTAG
- a CDS encoding tetratricopeptide repeat protein yields MKRKRVLKSSSSHSRLLLFGIAGILLITAIAYIPAIFNAFVWDDNVFIIESPIMNSPNALYRYWLTTDSPDYYPLVYTLFWIEHQIWGKNPIPYHIVSIFLHALASVLAWLVLRRLRIPGSWFAALIFAVHPVNVESVAWIFQQRTTMPMVFSLLTILAYLRFAVEGKARWYISALITFTLGLLSKTSVVMMPLVLLGCIWWESGKVERRDIIRSIPFFVLAIAFGLVTAWVQSHRAIGEEVVRADNFCGRLAGAGWAVWFYLYKALMPSNLCFVYPRWNIDSSSVVSYIPTLAVFMCFWILWRYRRSWGRPLLMGFGYFVVTLLPVLGFLDIYFMRYSLVADHWQYISILGIIALVVGVIASFANRAGYAGKLICGIIGVFVVSLFMVLSWNQEKIYKNEETLWTDTIRKNPNCWMAHNNLGRVLADKGRTKEAISHFKAVLQIKPDHVNAHFNIGVLMGEQGNLDVEIAEYREALKIKPDFADAHNNLAVALYYKGKYAEAWREVELCRKYGGKPNPTFIEALARKMPRKAVLK; encoded by the coding sequence ATGAAAAGAAAACGCGTTCTAAAAAGCAGCAGTTCACACTCTCGATTGTTGTTATTTGGCATCGCCGGGATACTTTTGATTACGGCAATTGCTTATATACCCGCAATATTTAATGCGTTTGTATGGGATGATAATGTCTTTATTATTGAAAGTCCCATAATGAATTCTCCCAACGCACTTTATCGCTATTGGTTAACGACGGATTCCCCCGATTACTATCCATTGGTATACACGCTCTTTTGGATTGAGCATCAAATTTGGGGCAAAAATCCCATTCCCTACCATATTGTGAGCATATTTCTGCATGCTTTGGCGTCAGTTCTAGCTTGGTTAGTGCTTAGAAGACTTAGAATACCAGGTTCGTGGTTTGCAGCCTTAATATTTGCTGTCCATCCGGTTAATGTTGAATCAGTAGCGTGGATTTTCCAGCAAAGAACGACGATGCCGATGGTATTTTCATTGCTTACGATACTGGCATATCTTCGTTTTGCTGTTGAAGGCAAAGCACGCTGGTATATTTCTGCACTAATAACTTTCACACTTGGCTTATTAAGCAAGACATCAGTAGTAATGATGCCGCTTGTTCTACTAGGATGTATTTGGTGGGAAAGCGGCAAAGTTGAGCGCAGGGATATAATTAGGAGCATACCGTTCTTTGTATTGGCGATAGCGTTTGGATTGGTTACAGCATGGGTTCAGTCACATAGGGCAATCGGTGAAGAAGTAGTAAGGGCGGATAATTTTTGTGGGCGGTTGGCAGGTGCAGGTTGGGCTGTGTGGTTTTACCTTTATAAGGCTCTTATGCCTAGCAACTTATGTTTTGTATATCCCCGGTGGAATATAGATTCAAGTTCGGTGGTCTCATATATTCCCACACTTGCGGTATTTATGTGTTTTTGGATTTTGTGGAGGTATCGCAGAAGTTGGGGGCGCCCACTGCTAATGGGGTTTGGTTATTTTGTTGTAACTTTACTACCTGTGTTGGGATTTCTAGATATATACTTTATGAGGTATTCGTTGGTAGCAGACCACTGGCAGTACATCTCAATCTTGGGCATAATTGCCCTTGTTGTTGGGGTTATTGCTAGTTTTGCTAATAGGGCAGGTTATGCTGGAAAGTTAATTTGTGGCATCATCGGAGTATTCGTAGTTTCGCTGTTTATGGTATTGAGCTGGAATCAAGAAAAAATTTATAAGAATGAGGAAACTCTATGGACTGATACGATTAGAAAGAACCCGAATTGTTGGATGGCTCACAACAATCTAGGTAGAGTCTTGGCAGATAAGGGCAGAACAAAAGAAGCAATTTCTCACTTTAAGGCTGTGCTTCAAATTAAGCCAGATCATGTCAATGCTCATTTTAACATTGGAGTGCTCATGGGAGAGCAAGGAAATCTAGATGTTGAAATCGCCGAATACCGAGAAGCATTGAAGATTAAGCCCGATTTTGCTGATGCCCATAATAATTTGGCTGTTGCATTATATTACAAGGGGAAATACGCTGAGGCATGGCGGGAAGTTGAGCTTTGTCGCAAATATGGAGGCAAGCCCAACCCAACTTTTATTGAAGCCCTTGCAAGAAAAATGCCCCGCAAAGCTGTTCTCAAGTAA
- a CDS encoding SMP-30/gluconolactonase/LRE family protein, which yields MNVTGLALCAFIAIAFATISWADEAKQVVVLAPEFEKLIPKDAKVEKVAGGFEFLEGPVWHKDGYLLFSDCHQVGIYKWDPATGKTSIYREVPGNSNGLTFDNEGRLIAVEYGMHRLTREEKDGKITVLVSEYQGKRLNTTNDVVVKSDGSIYFTDPPYGVKKEDRELDFQGVYRLSPDGKLTLLVKDFDCPNGLAFSPDEKTLYIADSSARMHIRAFDVKEDGTLANGRLFAVLKSREPGCPDGLKVDTKGNVWTTGPGGIWVFDRFGKHLGIVKTPEVPANCAWGDSDGKTLYITARTSLYRFRTNVEGNRPWMKGRQNNKSNLK from the coding sequence ATGAATGTGACAGGATTGGCACTTTGTGCATTCATTGCAATTGCCTTTGCCACGATCTCATGGGCAGATGAGGCGAAGCAGGTTGTTGTGCTCGCGCCGGAGTTTGAGAAGCTAATCCCAAAAGATGCAAAGGTTGAAAAGGTAGCTGGAGGTTTTGAGTTTCTTGAGGGACCTGTGTGGCATAAGGACGGATACTTGCTGTTTAGCGATTGCCATCAGGTGGGCATTTACAAGTGGGACCCGGCCACTGGCAAGACAAGCATCTATCGGGAAGTGCCAGGAAACTCGAATGGACTTACCTTTGACAATGAAGGACGATTAATAGCCGTTGAATATGGCATGCACAGGCTTACACGCGAGGAGAAAGATGGCAAAATTACCGTTCTTGTTTCTGAATATCAAGGCAAGCGATTGAACACGACAAATGATGTTGTAGTTAAGTCGGACGGAAGCATATATTTTACTGACCCACCTTATGGTGTAAAAAAGGAAGATCGGGAGCTAGATTTTCAAGGTGTATATCGTCTTTCACCCGATGGCAAGCTAACTCTTCTTGTTAAAGACTTTGATTGTCCCAATGGCTTGGCGTTCTCCCCTGATGAGAAGACGCTTTACATTGCAGATTCATCCGCACGGATGCATATCAGGGCTTTCGACGTAAAAGAGGATGGAACATTAGCGAATGGACGCCTTTTCGCCGTTTTAAAATCCCGAGAGCCAGGTTGCCCAGACGGGTTGAAAGTTGACACAAAGGGTAATGTTTGGACTACTGGACCAGGAGGAATTTGGGTTTTTGATAGGTTTGGAAAACATCTTGGCATAGTTAAAACTCCTGAGGTGCCAGCAAACTGCGCCTGGGGTGACTCAGATGGCAAAACCCTCTATATCACTGCTCGCACTAGTCTCTACCGTTTTAGAACCAACGTGGAGGGAAATCGTCCTTGGATGAAGGGGAGGCAAAACAATAAGTCAAATCTCAAATGA
- a CDS encoding sugar phosphate isomerase/epimerase family protein gives MQRIFRITSIVIITVLIVAVAAYAAKTPKVYLCCETYSVRSLMGEGEGKYTPITVMKLMKEMGMKGVALNDIWMKSYDKSYLDQIKKAAKENGIIVAALICEGNLATDDEEARKRQIEVNKMKLRAAGYLGAKVVRFDLGGTGDPVRDGTVGVQRVIDAFNQLIPLAKELNVKITIENHGGVSKKADWIIQIIKGTDPKWVGSCLDFKNWPKDILYEENAKLAPYAYHTHAKAHSFNAQGEEESVEFGRILKMLKDAKYKGAISIEYEGGGDEVAGVKKTRDLILKYWKM, from the coding sequence ATGCAAAGGATTTTTCGAATTACTAGTATTGTAATTATCACCGTTTTAATCGTTGCAGTAGCCGCATATGCAGCAAAAACACCGAAGGTTTATTTGTGTTGCGAGACATACAGTGTTAGAAGCTTGATGGGAGAGGGCGAGGGGAAGTATACCCCCATAACCGTGATGAAGCTTATGAAGGAAATGGGCATGAAAGGCGTTGCTCTAAATGATATTTGGATGAAATCCTACGACAAATCCTACCTTGACCAGATTAAGAAAGCGGCTAAGGAAAACGGCATAATAGTCGCGGCACTTATCTGCGAAGGAAATCTAGCTACCGACGATGAGGAAGCAAGAAAGCGCCAGATAGAAGTAAACAAAATGAAACTTCGAGCGGCAGGATACCTTGGGGCTAAAGTAGTCAGATTCGATCTTGGAGGCACCGGCGACCCAGTACGTGATGGCACAGTGGGCGTCCAGCGTGTTATTGATGCATTCAATCAACTTATCCCGCTTGCAAAGGAATTGAATGTGAAGATAACTATCGAAAACCATGGCGGAGTGTCAAAAAAAGCCGATTGGATTATTCAAATCATCAAAGGAACGGATCCCAAATGGGTGGGTTCTTGCTTGGATTTTAAGAATTGGCCCAAAGACATACTCTACGAAGAAAATGCAAAGCTTGCTCCATATGCATATCATACTCATGCCAAGGCACATTCATTTAACGCGCAGGGCGAGGAAGAGAGTGTTGAATTTGGCAGAATCCTAAAAATGCTCAAGGATGCGAAATACAAGGGCGCCATCTCAATTGAATACGAAGGCGGTGGAGATGAGGTTGCCGGAGTGAAAAAGACAAGAGATTTGATACTCAAGTATTGGAAAATGTAA
- a CDS encoding tetratricopeptide repeat protein — translation MEIIVRFKGFFKRNELSILGAVAIVLMVVVAYIPSLDGAFIWDDDANVTQNMTLRSWKGLVEIWTNLRANQQYYPLTHTSFWIQYHLWNLNPFAYHLANILLHALNAILLWFILRRLLIPGAWLAAAVFAIHPVHVESVAWITERKNVLSGAFYFASMLAYIRFAGLDGTSGSPRRYWMAFVLFICAVLSKTVVSTLPAALLILIWWKKGRLKWSDVLPLVPFFLLGAGMGQLTAYLEKHHVGAVGEEWNMPLINKILVAGRIPWFYAWKLVWPINLTFNYPKWHINPTEPLQYIYPIGVVILIVSLFMLRRVIGNSPLAAVLYFGVTLVPALGIFNVYFMRYSYVQDHFQYLASVGIIVLISGMLATVAKKFESLSFIGAAPILLILGVLTYRQCFIYKDCQTLWLDTIAKNPDSWMAHNNLGNEYTHQGRLDLAVKEYKEALKSNPKEPEIYYNLGTALVRLGRIDDGIKQYKTALRLDPNYADAHSNLAVSLAAKGQTEEARKHYVIALKLNPRNANAHYNFGTLLAMEGKVDEAISHYKRALELNPDFVEGHINLGDILSRKGNYEEAIQHYSKAVQLRPNFAQAHLSLGALYALMQNYDEAIEHLKYGLELSPKNAEGHYNLAVAFYSKGDYAAAWEEIRLAEQYGMKPNPAFIQALSKQMPKPQLSK, via the coding sequence ATGGAGATTATAGTTCGTTTTAAAGGATTTTTTAAGCGAAATGAGTTGTCAATTCTGGGCGCAGTAGCAATCGTTTTGATGGTTGTAGTCGCATACATTCCTTCTTTGGATGGAGCGTTCATTTGGGATGATGACGCTAACGTTACCCAAAATATGACGCTCAGAAGTTGGAAAGGTCTTGTTGAGATATGGACTAATCTTCGTGCAAATCAGCAGTATTATCCGCTGACCCACACTAGTTTTTGGATTCAATACCATTTATGGAATCTCAACCCTTTTGCATACCATTTAGCTAATATTCTACTTCATGCTCTGAATGCAATTTTACTTTGGTTCATCTTAAGACGGCTGTTAATCCCAGGAGCGTGGCTTGCAGCGGCGGTATTTGCAATTCATCCGGTTCATGTAGAGTCGGTAGCATGGATAACGGAGCGAAAAAATGTGCTCTCAGGTGCATTCTATTTTGCATCTATGCTTGCCTATATCCGCTTTGCAGGTCTTGATGGCACTTCTGGTTCGCCGCGCCGTTATTGGATGGCGTTTGTGCTTTTCATTTGTGCGGTCCTTAGCAAAACAGTGGTTTCTACTCTTCCTGCAGCGCTGTTAATACTTATTTGGTGGAAGAAAGGCCGTTTAAAATGGAGTGATGTACTTCCTCTTGTTCCTTTTTTCTTGCTTGGAGCGGGAATGGGGCAGCTAACGGCATATCTTGAGAAACATCACGTTGGAGCTGTCGGTGAAGAGTGGAACATGCCGCTAATTAATAAAATCCTTGTAGCAGGGAGAATACCCTGGTTTTATGCCTGGAAGCTAGTATGGCCTATTAATCTCACGTTCAATTATCCAAAATGGCATATTAATCCGACTGAGCCGTTGCAGTATATATACCCCATAGGGGTTGTCATCCTCATAGTTTCCCTTTTTATGTTGCGTAGAGTGATTGGAAACTCACCGCTTGCCGCAGTTTTGTATTTTGGGGTAACGCTGGTGCCCGCGCTCGGAATCTTTAACGTCTACTTTATGCGATATTCTTATGTTCAAGACCATTTCCAATATCTTGCAAGTGTGGGGATTATAGTACTTATTTCGGGAATGCTTGCTACTGTTGCCAAAAAATTCGAATCGCTAAGTTTCATCGGCGCAGCACCAATATTATTGATTCTAGGAGTTCTCACCTACCGCCAATGTTTTATTTATAAGGATTGTCAAACACTTTGGCTTGACACTATTGCCAAAAATCCGGATTCATGGATGGCACACAACAATCTGGGTAACGAATATACGCATCAAGGAAGATTGGACCTGGCAGTAAAAGAATATAAAGAAGCTTTGAAAAGCAACCCCAAAGAGCCGGAGATATACTACAATTTGGGTACGGCATTGGTGAGATTGGGGAGAATTGACGATGGTATCAAACAATATAAAACCGCTCTTCGACTAGACCCTAATTATGCCGATGCACACAGCAATCTCGCTGTATCCCTTGCTGCTAAAGGACAAACAGAAGAGGCACGAAAACACTATGTTATAGCGCTTAAGCTTAATCCTCGAAATGCGAATGCTCATTATAATTTTGGGACACTCCTTGCTATGGAGGGGAAGGTTGACGAGGCAATAAGCCATTATAAACGTGCATTGGAGCTTAATCCAGACTTTGTCGAAGGGCATATTAATCTTGGCGATATTTTAAGCCGCAAGGGGAACTATGAGGAAGCAATTCAACATTATTCTAAGGCAGTCCAACTCCGTCCAAACTTTGCTCAGGCACATTTGAGCTTAGGAGCTTTGTATGCTTTAATGCAAAATTATGATGAAGCAATCGAACATTTGAAATATGGCCTTGAGCTTTCTCCTAAGAATGCCGAGGGTCACTACAACCTTGCAGTGGCATTTTACTCAAAAGGAGATTACGCTGCGGCATGGGAGGAAATTCGATTGGCTGAACAATATGGAATGAAACCGAATCCAGCCTTTATTCAGGCGCTATCAAAACAGATGCCTAAGCCGCAGCTAAGTAAATGA
- a CDS encoding tetratricopeptide repeat protein, giving the protein MKKPFAKRKAHAISCSIQSKLSYCGIAALVIATILAYIPSINNGFVWDDNTYVIHGRIMNSPNALYRYWFTSDSVDYYPLSYTLFWLEYRTWGNNAVPYHIISIILHALASVAAWMVLKRLKILGAFAAALIFAVHPVNVESVAWMFQQRTILPMVFSLAAILAYMRFEDNPKTFWYALSLLLFLLALLSKTSVVTLPFVILCLTWWRKGSIKKYDIIRAVPFFVAAVVLGFVTAWVQANRTIAGEVIRPEGLASRIAGAGWAVWFYFSKALFPYRLSFVYPRWEIDPHSIISYIPSFMVVVCLVVFWIYRKGWGRSPLVGFGCYVVTLLPVLGFLDIYFMKYSLVADHWQYQSILCVIALVIGGIVRLTRIRKGYATALVAVVTVVFITLSWRQESIYKNEIALWQDTISKNSTAWMAHVNLGLAFAERGMVDRGIAELNRALEIDPSCVEALISLGAIYNEKKEFDQAANYLKRALKLKPNNPQAHYNLGVALAGKGDIRGALALYRKAIKLDPGFAKAYANLGIVLVELGRLDEARKYFVTAIRLDPNSPQMHNNIGVALARCGLLEEAVVHFREALRLKPDYESAQRNLTYALTAIGQSY; this is encoded by the coding sequence ATGAAAAAACCTTTTGCCAAGAGAAAGGCACATGCTATATCGTGCAGCATTCAGAGCAAGTTGTCATATTGCGGCATAGCTGCACTCGTCATTGCTACCATTCTAGCCTATATTCCCTCAATTAACAATGGCTTTGTCTGGGATGACAATACCTATGTAATCCATGGACGGATAATGAATTCGCCGAACGCATTATATCGCTATTGGTTTACCAGCGATTCGGTTGATTACTACCCTCTTTCCTATACTCTTTTTTGGCTAGAGTATCGAACTTGGGGTAACAACGCAGTTCCTTACCATATTATAAGCATAATTCTGCACGCCTTAGCCTCGGTTGCTGCATGGATGGTGCTGAAGCGTTTGAAAATCCTTGGAGCATTTGCAGCAGCATTGATATTTGCCGTTCATCCGGTAAATGTTGAGTCCGTAGCCTGGATGTTTCAGCAACGCACTATATTGCCAATGGTTTTCTCGCTTGCTGCCATCCTTGCTTACATGCGTTTTGAGGACAATCCTAAGACATTTTGGTATGCGCTTTCATTGTTGTTGTTTCTATTAGCTTTGCTAAGCAAGACTTCGGTTGTGACCTTACCATTTGTCATTCTTTGTTTGACATGGTGGCGAAAGGGAAGCATCAAGAAGTATGACATAATCAGAGCTGTTCCGTTTTTTGTGGCGGCCGTAGTTCTGGGGTTTGTCACGGCATGGGTACAAGCTAACCGAACGATTGCTGGTGAGGTTATTCGGCCTGAAGGATTAGCCTCTCGCATAGCCGGAGCTGGTTGGGCAGTATGGTTCTACTTCTCCAAAGCTTTATTCCCTTATAGACTTTCTTTTGTTTATCCAAGGTGGGAAATAGACCCCCATTCAATAATTTCCTACATTCCATCTTTTATGGTAGTGGTTTGCCTTGTTGTATTCTGGATTTATCGCAAGGGTTGGGGGCGATCGCCACTAGTCGGATTTGGATGCTACGTTGTTACTCTATTGCCAGTTCTAGGGTTTCTTGACATTTACTTCATGAAATATTCACTTGTTGCAGACCATTGGCAATATCAGTCAATACTATGCGTAATAGCGCTCGTAATAGGTGGGATTGTGCGACTAACTAGAATCCGCAAAGGATATGCAACAGCTTTGGTAGCCGTTGTAACGGTTGTATTTATCACATTAAGTTGGCGACAGGAAAGCATTTATAAAAATGAAATAGCACTTTGGCAAGATACCATTTCAAAGAATTCGACTGCCTGGATGGCGCATGTCAATTTAGGGCTTGCGTTTGCCGAGCGTGGTATGGTTGACAGAGGAATTGCTGAGCTCAATCGCGCTCTAGAAATTGACCCCAGTTGCGTTGAGGCACTTATATCGCTTGGGGCTATCTATAATGAAAAGAAAGAGTTTGACCAGGCGGCGAACTATCTAAAACGTGCTTTGAAGTTAAAACCAAATAATCCCCAGGCGCATTATAATCTTGGTGTTGCGCTAGCGGGAAAGGGAGATATACGAGGAGCGTTGGCTTTGTATCGAAAGGCGATTAAGCTTGACCCTGGGTTTGCAAAAGCATATGCCAACCTTGGAATAGTTCTTGTTGAACTGGGAAGGTTAGACGAAGCTAGAAAATACTTTGTCACCGCTATAAGGTTAGATCCAAACTCACCTCAAATGCATAACAACATCGGCGTTGCTTTGGCAAGATGCGGATTACTTGAGGAAGCAGTTGTGCATTTTCGAGAGGCTTTACGTTTAAAACCAGACTATGAATCAGCCCAGCGAAATCTCACATATGCACTCACGGCAATTGGACAGTCTTACTGA